One Rosa chinensis cultivar Old Blush chromosome 3, RchiOBHm-V2, whole genome shotgun sequence DNA window includes the following coding sequences:
- the LOC112195259 gene encoding F-box/LRR-repeat protein At3g58900 isoform X1, with translation MKNKPRTLESFSDLPDQVAHHILSFLTIRDLTRFGSTSKKCRELYLSAPSLNFKVDASSRRFMTKRAKLLNSVERYLLQRGNNPILCFRVSWVFHESERARLCDEQFRFVSWIQNAVRCNVEVIQLVFDQSHTAVLPVRKFPLPSCIWISTSLRSLVVVSSFVIIQVPSFSFSCKLYSLKLRGVIIEDENFCKWISCSCKCLEELSLENVRGEGLKNFTIESSSLQSISLLNSGFCHVNVLCEKLEDLYVNCRIYSSGTSMNISAPNLKHLRWWGNLMNHLNVGNLMRLEKVELFLSPKVDDFDSLLEVLSGIRRTKVLILDGNTMAMFKEGSMPLPLDEISNLGIHIYSLKDVLVPAMVSLLRGMTNLNTLWITSANLPTYMHFPKVDASLFNMGFWISQRLALVSQLREVRIELANYGTNEFELARYLLEHAHNLKKMVILYPPWQSHLLKKIIRKKIASTARLVLQEKKK, from the exons atgaaaaacaaaccgAGAACCCTGGAGAGTTTCAGTGATCTTCCTGACCAAGTTGCTCAtcacattctttcctttctcaCCATAAGAGACTTAACTCGGTTCGGTTCCACGTCCAAAAAATGCCGGGAGCTTTACCTATCAGCTCCATCATTGAACTTTAAGGTAGATGCCTCCTCTCGAAGATTCATGACCAAGCGAGCTAAGTTGCTCAACTCTGTGGAAAGGTACTTGCTTCAACGTGGTAATAATCCAATACTCTGCTTTCGCGTTTCTTGGGTTTTCCATGAAAGTGAAAGGGCAAGGTTGTGTGATGAGCAGTTCCGATTCGTCTCGTGGATCCAGAATGCTGTAAGGTGCAATGTCGAAGTAATCCAACTAGTTTTTGATCAAAGTCACACTGCAGTCCTGCCAGTCCGTAAGTTCCCATTGCCCTCATGCATCTGGATTTCTACTTCTCTGAGGTCCCTAGTGGTAGTCTCAAGTTTTGTGATTATTCAAGTGccctccttttctttctcatgTAAACTCTATTCCTTAAAGTTGAGAGGCGTAATAATAGAAGACGAGAATTTTTGCAAATGGATCTCATGTTCTTGCAAATGTCTTGAGGAATTATCGCTTGAAAATGTTCGTGGCGAAGGTTTGAAAAATTTTACTATTGAAAGCTCCTCTTTGCAATCGATCAGTTTGTTGAATAGTGGATTCTGCCATGTCAATGTCTTATGTGAGAAACTGGAAGATCTATATGTAAATTGCAGAATTTATTCTAGTGGGACATCGATGAATATTTCTGCTCCAAATCTCAAACACTTGAGGTGGTGGGGAAATTTGATGAATCATCTAAATGTTGGAAATTTAATGCGTTTAGAAAAAGTTGAGCTTTTTCTATCCCCTAAAGTAGATGACTTTGACAGCCTATTGGAGGTTCTTTCTGGTATTCGCAGGACTAAAGTTCTTATTCTAGATGGGAACACTATG GCTATGTTCAAGGAAGGTTCCATGCCATTACCATTAGATGAGATTAGTAATTTGGGCATTCATATTTACAGCTTGAAAGATGTCCTAGTCCCGGCAATGGTCTCTCTTCTCAGAGGAATGACTAATTTGAATACTCTCTGGATAACATCTGCCAATTTGCCAACCTATATGCACTTCCCTAAGGTTGAT GCATCTTTGTTCAATATGGGTTTTTGGATATCACAAAGGCTTGCTTTAGTTTCTCAACTTAGGGAGGTGAGAATAGAGCTTGCAAATTATGGGACTAATGAGTTTGAGTTAGCAAGGTATTTGCTGGAGCATGCTCATAATTTGAAGAAAATGGTCATACTTTATCCGCCCTGGCAGTCCCATCTTTTAAAGAAGATTATCAGAAAGAAGATTGCTTCTACTGCCAGGCTTGTCTtgcaggaaaaaaagaaatga
- the LOC112195259 gene encoding uncharacterized protein LOC112195259 isoform X2 codes for MNISAPNLKHLRWWGNLMNHLNVGNLMRLEKVELFLSPKVDDFDSLLEVLSGIRRTKVLILDGNTMAMFKEGSMPLPLDEISNLGIHIYSLKDVLVPAMVSLLRGMTNLNTLWITSANLPTYMHFPKVDASLFNMGFWISQRLALVSQLREVRIELANYGTNEFELARYLLEHAHNLKKMVILYPPWQSHLLKKIIRKKIASTARLVLQEKKK; via the exons ATGAATATTTCTGCTCCAAATCTCAAACACTTGAGGTGGTGGGGAAATTTGATGAATCATCTAAATGTTGGAAATTTAATGCGTTTAGAAAAAGTTGAGCTTTTTCTATCCCCTAAAGTAGATGACTTTGACAGCCTATTGGAGGTTCTTTCTGGTATTCGCAGGACTAAAGTTCTTATTCTAGATGGGAACACTATG GCTATGTTCAAGGAAGGTTCCATGCCATTACCATTAGATGAGATTAGTAATTTGGGCATTCATATTTACAGCTTGAAAGATGTCCTAGTCCCGGCAATGGTCTCTCTTCTCAGAGGAATGACTAATTTGAATACTCTCTGGATAACATCTGCCAATTTGCCAACCTATATGCACTTCCCTAAGGTTGAT GCATCTTTGTTCAATATGGGTTTTTGGATATCACAAAGGCTTGCTTTAGTTTCTCAACTTAGGGAGGTGAGAATAGAGCTTGCAAATTATGGGACTAATGAGTTTGAGTTAGCAAGGTATTTGCTGGAGCATGCTCATAATTTGAAGAAAATGGTCATACTTTATCCGCCCTGGCAGTCCCATCTTTTAAAGAAGATTATCAGAAAGAAGATTGCTTCTACTGCCAGGCTTGTCTtgcaggaaaaaaagaaatga